The DNA window GAGCTTTGTCTCACTGTCTCCCTACACACTAATGTCCCACAGGGAACTAATACACAGCCGCAGTTCCATGCACAGTGAGTGACCAGGAGCACCAGTGTACAGGAAAATCTTCATTCTCATGAGCAGTGGAGGCATCAGATGCTGATGTCCCATCGATCAGAAAGTACTATACCCCTTTATGATTGACAGTGGCAACTCCTATGTATTGTCTGGTACATAACCGTGGTTACTGACCGTCATCATCTGCAGGTTCGCCTCCACTTGCTGCACCATGGACTCCAGGTCTTGCGCCTCTTTCTGCTCctccaggatttttttttccagttttcgcTCGAAATGTTTAACCCTAAAATGAGAGGATATCCAGCTCAGATATTGTGGGCATGATGACAACCTGTACAGTAAAAGTTCTCACTTAAAATGGGTTATCCCTACCTTCATAGATGGATCCATTATTGTATAGAGATTGTAATAaatagcacttttgcaatttactgcttattaaaatatgCATCCGTtcatgagatattaacacttttgtaTATAGctggttgcctaggagaccgaccacctctgCTGTCTAGTTTATAAGCAGTGCTGTCAAGCGGACCAGGATTAGGAAATAACAGTGTGCGCCAGCGATACTCACCTGGTTCAACAGAtctcaatagaaaagagcttgAAAGTGCTGCGCACGTCTGCTGTCTATCAGCGGTGGTCGTGTTCTGCTATCAGCAGTGGTCGGTCACCATGGCAACTAAACTAAAGTGTTCGtatctcaagaatggacgacatttTTAATAaggagtaaattgcaaaattgcttataTTTACAAGCTCTATCTGACAATATCTGTGGATGGGGTATGACCCTCAAAGATTTAAAGGGCTGCTTCAGTTTTCAATATGGAGTCCTGCAGCAATATTTTAGGATTCTGCGTAGAAGAAGGGATACTGACCTTTCTGCCTGGGATTCATTAAGTTTCTGGAGTTCTTGGATTTTACGCTTTAGACAATTATTTTCTTCTAGGACCTGGAATACAAACACAAGGGATTGTATTAAAGGGAATGATggcacttaaagggattgtccatcctCGCGCCTGCCCATCATGGACAGGGCAGATGCGTGATGGGCAGGTGTCGTACACCTTCATTTGTGCCTCCTACCTCTTCATAGCTCGTCCGCTTGTTCTGGAGGGGCGCTCTATCAGCGGGGGTCTTTGCGGTCGGCAGCGGAGGCTCCGGATGGGTgtaaccatcatcatcatcagcagggGGAGAGGTACGTCCGGGAAGACACCACATTGTAAACTGATCGCCCCCCGAGATGTCGCTGTACACGTAGGACTCGTTATAGCTGCTGTCCGGAGAAGCGCTGACATTAAGGGTCTGCTCCACCACCGACGGGTGATAGCTCCCGCTCcagtcctcctcatcatcctcatcctccaGGAGATCAGTGCCTACGGAGGGGTCCTTAAAAAAAGTATCCTGGTACCTTAAGGCAAACTTGTCACGAGCATCGGGGAGGAGGGCGCTGTCGTGTTTGGCTTCCTAGTTAGGGAACAGAATGAGTTTTTATCATAAAAAGTTCTCAGTCTTAAAGGGACAGTGTTCCCTAAATTAAACTGCCTCTCTTAGCCAATCAGAATGACAGACTTCATATCTTGATGGGCAGAGACACACGGGCCGATGAGTGGCTGCGCTCTCttcattatggcacaattagcggGTGCATTTAAAGGGACCTGTTTCTCACAATTCTACATGATGGCATACATTAATCAGGTTATGATTGGCCGTTGTCTACTCCCCAAAAAGAAGGCGCTTTGTCACACTGTTTCCTTGCACAGTAATTTCCTGCAGGGAACTACTACACAGACGCGGTTCCATGCACAGTGAGTGACCATGAGAACCGGTGTTCAGTAAATCTAAAGAAGGACCCTCATTCTCATGATCGTCGGGGGTCTCCTGGATGGTTCTGATCCCCAGAATGAAGGAGCTTCATCACACTATTTCCTTGCACATGCAGGGAACTACTACACAGCCACAGTTCCAAGCACAGTGGCACAGAAGGACCTTCATTCTCATGATCGGCGGGAGTCTCCTCGATGGTTCTGATCCCGAGAATGAAGGAGCTTCGTCACACTGGTTCCATACACAGTAATGTCCTGCAGGGAACTACTACACAGCCGCGGTTCCAAGCACAGTGAGTAACCACGGCCACCGGTGTACAGGAAATGTAAAGACGGAAACTCATTCGGATGATCAGCAGCGGGTCTCATGGATGGTTTTGATCCCCAGAATGAAGGCGCTTCGTCACACTGGTTCCTTGCACAGTAATGTCCTGCAGGAAACTAATACAGAGACATGGTTCCATGAACAGTGAGTGACCAGGACCACCAGTGTACAGGAAATCTAAAAAAGGACCCTCACTCTGATGATTGTGGGGAAGTCTCCTGGATTGTTCTGCTCCCCAGAATTAAAGTGCTTTGTCACACTGGTTCCTTGCACAGGAATGTCCTGCAGGGAATTACTACACATCCGCGGTTCCATGCACAGTGAGTGACCAGGAAATCTGAAGAAGGACCATCATTCTCATGATCAACAGGGGCGTCTCCTGGATGGTACTGATCCCCAAAAATGAAGGAGCTTTGTCACACTATTTCCTTGCACAGTAATGTTCTGCAGGAATCTACTACACAGCCGAGGTTCCAAACACATTGAGAGACCAGCAGCTTCAGTGTACAGGAAATCTGACGGAGGACCTTCATTCTCATGATCGGTGGGGGTCACAGATGTTGATATCCCACCGATTACAAAGTGATATACCCCTTTGTGGTTGACGATGGCAACGCTGCTGTCCTGTGCAGAACTAGCATAGTGGGAAACCCTGCTTAGTAGATTAAAGGAGGTCTCCTCTGACTACACACATATGTAGTAGTGAATTAGACCCTTCAAATCTCCGAAGtcttaaagggatattctcatcatctctcttcaggagcgcaccgctcCCCTGCCACATGGCTCCCTGTTTGCCATGGGGCTGTGCACTTCTGATCATTGAAAATTGTGCCGGGGGCTTTGGCGTTTGCAGGGTCCGGCCGCctcagagcagcacttacaagcttgtGCTTCTTGCCTAGGAAACAAACTGACGGAAGTGGCCAGTAACCTAGACAACAAGCGGTAAACAATAACATTAAAAATCTTGAGAACAGAGagggtttttgataaaaaaaaaagtaaattgctATTTTATTTAATGAGAAGACCCCTTTAAGGGTTCCCTATAATCTAATGTCACTCACAACAGAGAAATCCCCTTCACCGTTTCTTCCTGGGGGGAGCGCACAGGATTTACTTTTCACAAACTCCTTGAAAGAAAATGGATTTCCTTCCTCTGGATTATCCACATCattatctgcaaaaaaaaaagaagggtcATACAGAAATGAGGGCAACATGGAAGGGGCGAGTATCGCAGCAGTAAGGTCTCGCTTTACGGCACCCTCTTACCCCTGATTGGACAAGTTGGGGGGGTGTAGAAGGGCCCTAATTACCCCTCACTAACCTCCTTTTATTAAGAAATCTATTTGAAGCCCCTAAAGAGTTCAGTCTACTTTGTTCCAGAGTTCAAGATACAATAGAAAGACTCCTGGGTCACATGACCTCAGAACTGATACAATGTATCAAACATTCTATTGCTGCAAGAGACAATTTAAAGGGCCAGtcggttttttttttaagaagTCTAAGCCCCTAATCTGTCACAGATTTTATGGGATCAGCGGGGACGCTTAATCACGATGTTTTTTCATACGCACGTCACATATTGGCCACGGTGGCTCGTCTCCGTTCATGTCCCCTCACTGATTAGCTGCAACGTTCCCATGGGTGCCTGATACAGCTAAGAACCCcagatttaaagggattgtccacctcTAGAACCAGTTTCATTTTTTTAGTTAAATACATGTATTTGGAGCTAAACATCATTTTTCCAATTTGGTTCTGTTAAAAATTTTGCACCGTTTGCTTTTTACGGTTTGTTTGTTTCCCTTCACGttaaactttgatgtggtctgcggTCATGAATCAGCTGAGGAGCTCAGAAACAGTCAGGCAGGGGTTACACCCTCTCCCATTGGACTgtcagaaggagctcactgatggtttctcagttaaCTCGGTCACCAACTGCGGTCATCAATCAGCTCCGAAACAGTCAGACAGGAGCTACAAAATCTCCCATTGAACTgtcagaaggagctcactgatggactctcAGTTAACTTGGTCATTAATTGAGCGGACATAAATTAgctgaggagctcagaaaaagtcaGAAGGGTTACATCCTCACCCATTGGACTGTGagaaggagctcactgatggattctcagttaactcggtCATAAATCTGCTCCGAAATAGTCAGACACGAGCTACAAAATATGCCATTGCACTAAAagaaggagctcactgatggaccctcagttaactcattcaccAACACGGGGCATAGATGGCAAACGATGCAAAATTTTTAATCAAACTCAAtgacaaaaatgatttttagccaaaaatacatAGAGTAagttaataaaaatatattgtccCTGGCCCCTTTAAGGCGAGGAGTAGGCGAGTTTAGTCCCAAAAAATATCATTTTACAGTGGAGTTCCCCTTTAAAGAGGATTTTTGAGCGCACAGAGGGTTGAGTGCCCCTTAAAGTGAAGCCCCTGGGGTAGAGCGCGCCCCCTACACTCACCTTCCTGGATGATCAGGGTCTTGCCCCTCTTCCCCGGGGGCTGCCGGGGGTATCCGGACATGGCGCGGGGTTCACAGTGCCCGGCACAGGCAGCTCATCCCCTGCAGGGGGCGGTGAAGAGCCACGGGGGCCGCACATGGAACGCAAAGAGCGCAGCCTCAGCTGACTCCGCCCACAGCGGAAGTGACGTCAGACACTGGACAGGAAGCCGGAAGTGAGCTCCTGCGACCGGTCCCGGGGGAGGTCAGGGGTGAGAGTGCCAAGATGGCGACCAACATGGCGAAGAGACGAGCGTGGGGCGGGATGCGACGGTAAGTGGAGGACAGACACTTGTCCCTTGTGTCGTGGAAGGGGACCACAGTCACAAACACACCGGGAGGGGGGCTGTATTGTCACTATATCATGTTACCCATGACaacaggactacaactcccagcatgccctgacagctgCTATAACCCCTCTGTTTTCATTCCATGAGAAATTCCACACAAGATTCCTCAACTGTTTTTCTAATTTTGTGTTTTTCTTCCATTTAAATGGTTAAAtttacaaaagaaaaataaaaaaaaaatgtggtgtcATGCCAGTGATTGTCAGCAGCAGAAGTGATCGGCGGCAGCGCTGATCCCGGCTGCTGGAGGCTTTTATAGTCACTGGTATTTATACATGTCAGTGATTTTCTCTCCGGTCTGCTCTGTGTTCCAGGCTCGGGCTGCCGGCGTACCGGAGGTTCAGCAGCGGGAGCCCCTACCCCACCATCCCGCTCACCGCGCCCCTGCCCGGGGTCCCCAAACCGGTGTTCGCCAGAGTGGACGGCCAGGAGAAGTACGAGACCAAGGTCACCGCCCTGGAGAACGGGCTGCGGGTCGCCTCCCAGAACAAGTTTGGACAGTTCTGTACGGTGGGACGTAAGTGGAACTAGAAAATGTgactagagagtgcagctctggagtataatacaggaggtaactcaggatcagtaatgtatgtacacagtgactgcaccagcagaatagtgagtgcagctctggagtataatacaggaggtaactcaggatcagtaatgtatgtatgcacacagtgactgcaccagcagaatagtgagtgcagctctggagtataatacaggaggtaactcaggatcagtaatgtatgtacagtgactgcaccagcagaatagtgagtgcagctctggagtataatacaggaggtaactcaggatcagtaatgtatgtacacagtgactgcaccagcagaatagtgagtgcagctctggagtataatacaggaggtaactcatgatcagtaatgtatgtacacagtgactgcaccagcagaatagtgagtgcagctctggagtataatacaggaggtaactcaggatcagtaatgtatgtacacagtgactgcaccagcagaatagtgagtgcagctctggagtataatacaggaggtaactcaggatcagtaatgtatgtacacagtgactgcaccagcagagtagtgagtgcagctctggagtataatacaggaggtaactcaggatcagtaatgtaatgtatgtacacagtgactgcaccagcagaatagtgagtgcagctctggagtatactacaggaggtaactcaggatcagtaatgtatatacacagtgactacaccagcagaatagtgagtgcagctctggagtataatacagtaggtaactcaggatcagtaatgtaatgtatgtacacagtgactgcaccagcagaatagtgagtgcagctctggagtataatacaggaggtaactcaggatcagtaatgtatgtaca is part of the Anomaloglossus baeobatrachus isolate aAnoBae1 chromosome 9, aAnoBae1.hap1, whole genome shotgun sequence genome and encodes:
- the ENTR1 gene encoding endosome-associated-trafficking regulator 1, which encodes MSGYPRQPPGKRGKTLIIQEDNDVDNPEEGNPFSFKEFVKSKSCALPPGRNGEGDFSVEAKHDSALLPDARDKFALRYQDTFFKDPSVGTDLLEDEDDEEDWSGSYHPSVVEQTLNVSASPDSSYNESYVYSDISGGDQFTMWCLPGRTSPPADDDDGYTHPEPPLPTAKTPADRAPLQNKRTSYEEVLEENNCLKRKIQELQKLNESQAERVKHFERKLEKKILEEQKEAQDLESMVQQVEANLQMMTKRAAKAESNVTKLKQEVTLLQIQLNTYKAENEALRRGETAGMNAVKQNAGLALENLHKAVSGARASIKQLVAGAEDLNLVADLLRSIDKIAEVHDDGS